Proteins co-encoded in one Streptomyces sp. SLBN-31 genomic window:
- the bioB gene encoding biotin synthase BioB has product MELLNTLVDKGLRRELPTREEALAVLATSDDDVLDVVAAAGKVRRHWFGRRVKLNYLVNLKSGLCPEDCSYCSQRLGSSTGILKYTWLKPEQASQAAAAGLAGGAKRVCLVASGRGPTDRDVDRVAGTIKAIKEQNEGVEVCACLGLLSDGQAERLREAGADAYNHNLNTSESTYGEITTTHTYADRVDTVNKAHAAGLSACSGLIAGMGESDEDLVDVVFSLRALDPDSVPVNFLIPVEGTPLAAEWNLTPQRCLRILAMVRFVCPDIEVRIAGGREVHLRSMQPVALHLANSIFLGDYLTTEGQAGKADLEMIADAGFEVEGADQVTLPEHRVHAGGGCGSHAEAGCGSHEDAGCGSHEDGGVCGTAAAAPAANEPRTDLVAVRRRGAGTDLAPNA; this is encoded by the coding sequence ATGGAACTGCTGAACACGCTGGTGGACAAGGGGCTTCGGCGCGAGCTGCCGACCCGCGAGGAAGCTCTGGCCGTCCTCGCCACTTCCGACGACGACGTGCTCGATGTGGTGGCCGCGGCAGGGAAGGTGCGCCGGCACTGGTTCGGGCGACGGGTGAAACTCAACTACCTCGTCAACCTCAAGTCCGGGCTGTGTCCGGAGGACTGCTCCTACTGCTCCCAGCGGCTCGGCTCCAGCACCGGCATCCTCAAGTACACCTGGCTCAAGCCGGAGCAGGCCTCCCAGGCCGCCGCGGCCGGCCTGGCGGGCGGCGCCAAGCGGGTGTGCCTGGTGGCGTCCGGGCGCGGCCCGACCGACCGTGACGTGGACCGGGTCGCGGGCACCATCAAGGCGATCAAGGAGCAGAACGAGGGCGTCGAGGTGTGCGCCTGCCTCGGTCTGCTCTCCGACGGCCAGGCCGAGCGGCTGCGCGAGGCGGGCGCGGACGCCTACAACCACAATCTCAACACGTCGGAGTCGACGTACGGGGAGATCACGACCACGCACACCTACGCCGACCGCGTGGACACCGTGAACAAGGCGCACGCGGCGGGCCTGTCCGCCTGCTCCGGCCTGATCGCGGGCATGGGCGAGAGCGACGAGGACCTGGTCGACGTGGTCTTCTCGCTGCGGGCGCTGGACCCGGACTCGGTGCCGGTCAACTTCCTCATCCCGGTCGAGGGCACCCCGCTGGCCGCGGAGTGGAACCTCACCCCGCAGCGCTGTCTGCGCATCCTCGCGATGGTCCGCTTCGTCTGCCCCGACATCGAGGTGCGCATCGCCGGCGGCCGCGAGGTCCATCTGCGCTCGATGCAGCCGGTCGCGCTGCACCTGGCCAACTCGATCTTCCTGGGCGACTACCTCACCACCGAGGGCCAGGCGGGCAAGGCCGACCTGGAGATGATCGCGGACGCCGGTTTCGAGGTGGAGGGCGCCGATCAGGTGACCCTGCCCGAGCACCGGGTGCACGCGGGCGGGGGCTGCGGTTCGCACGCCGAAGCGGGCTGCGGGTCGCACGAGGACGCCGGGTGCGGATCGCACGAGGACGGTGGGGTGTGCGGTACGGCCGCTGCCGCGCCGGCCGCGAACGAGCCCCGTACCGACCTGGTCGCCGTACGCCGGCGTGGTGCCGGAACGGACCTCGCGCCCAATGCCTGA